One window of the Candidatus Omnitrophota bacterium genome contains the following:
- a CDS encoding histidine phosphatase family protein, whose translation MQTKLIIIRHGITDWSLAKKYCGHTDMELNDIGRRQAAELCEALKNEKINAVYSSGAKRALQFARIAFGEFPVTVMTGLNEMDFGVFEGLTYEEIMREYPEIYSKWIDNPHNVNIPEGENMKDFIKRIETPLNEIIRQNANKTIALITHAGTIKAIISDILEIEDMWKTRLEWGSVCAVVSNEEKGNRWVRLPLF comes from the coding sequence ATGCAAACAAAACTGATTATCATAAGGCACGGCATAACCGACTGGAGTTTGGCAAAAAAATATTGCGGTCACACAGATATGGAGTTAAATGACATAGGAAGGCGCCAGGCGGCGGAACTTTGTGAGGCGCTAAAAAATGAGAAGATCAACGCCGTTTATTCAAGCGGCGCTAAACGAGCGCTGCAGTTTGCCAGAATAGCGTTTGGGGAATTTCCCGTAACTGTTATGACGGGCTTGAATGAAATGGATTTTGGCGTATTCGAAGGGCTGACTTACGAGGAGATTATGCGGGAATATCCGGAGATATACTCAAAATGGATAGATAATCCACATAATGTAAATATTCCGGAAGGCGAGAACATGAAGGATTTTATAAAAAGGATCGAAACGCCTTTAAACGAGATAATTCGGCAGAATGCGAATAAAACGATAGCGTTGATTACGCACGCCGGGACGATAAAGGCGATTATAAGCGACATCCTGGAGATCGAAGATATGTGGAAAACGAGATTAGAATGGGGTTCTGTATGCGCGGTTGTATCAAACGAGGAGAAAGGGAATAGATGGGTAAGATTACCTTTGTTTTAG
- a CDS encoding ABC transporter ATP-binding protein, whose product MTRELLLRVDDLSGGYGKENIVRDISFVVNKGDFLGIIGPNGSGKSTLLRFLSRVLVPRKGRIELSGKDIHKMALKEFSRKTAFVPQDILINFSFTVWEIALMGRIPHLGRLELETRNDFTIAEKALSLTDALYLKEKYIDNLSAGERQRVIIAKALAQEPILLLLDEPTSHLDIGYQIQILDLLKKLNREKGLSIIMVLHDLNLASEYCDRIILLNEGSIFKEGSPHEVLTYENIESVYKTVVLVNKNPLSSKPFITIIPGEDRCKQN is encoded by the coding sequence ATGACAAGAGAGCTACTGCTTCGAGTTGATGACCTATCCGGCGGCTATGGCAAAGAAAACATCGTAAGGGACATATCTTTTGTCGTAAATAAAGGTGATTTCTTAGGCATAATAGGGCCTAACGGTTCCGGAAAGTCCACTCTATTGCGGTTCCTTAGCCGGGTTCTCGTCCCGCGAAAAGGCCGGATAGAATTGTCGGGAAAAGACATCCACAAGATGGCTTTGAAGGAATTCTCGCGCAAAACCGCTTTTGTGCCCCAGGATATCCTGATAAATTTTTCTTTTACGGTATGGGAAATAGCGCTTATGGGCAGGATCCCGCATTTAGGCAGGCTTGAGCTTGAAACAAGAAATGATTTCACGATAGCCGAAAAAGCGCTTTCTTTGACCGACGCGCTTTACCTTAAGGAAAAATATATAGATAACTTAAGCGCGGGGGAAAGGCAGCGGGTCATAATCGCGAAGGCACTTGCACAGGAACCCATATTGCTATTGCTGGATGAGCCGACGTCTCACCTCGATATCGGCTATCAGATACAGATACTTGACCTCTTAAAGAAGCTTAACAGGGAAAAGGGCCTCTCAATAATCATGGTCCTGCACGACCTGAACCTCGCGAGCGAGTACTGCGACAGGATAATTCTTTTGAATGAAGGATCTATTTTTAAAGAAGGCAGCCCTCATGAGGTGCTGACGTACGAAAACATAGAATCCGTGTATAAGACCGTGGTCCTTGTAAATAAAAACCCGTTATCTTCAAAGCCTTTTATAACCATAATTCCCGGAGAAGACAGATGCAAACAAAACTGA
- a CDS encoding iron ABC transporter permease — protein sequence MNKTPERKIWFLFLILAFAVFLGITKGSVGIPFLELFSEANRPILHLRLLRIFLAAIAASGLAVSGAALQAILRNPLAEPYLLGTSSGAGLGAVLGIIMGIQGLWLPLAAFLGATLSFILVYNLAREGNKVPVQSLILAGVVVSIALSGILVFAISISPNEALHGIMWWLWGSMHVYDTKLICVVSIIVIAGIAAMYMFSQDLNAISIGEEEAVHLGINTEAVKKIVFLLTSLVTASVVSICGIIGFVGLIIPHMMRFIVGPAHRRLIPATCLAAASFMIICDMLSRSLMPPMEIPIGVITALVGAPIFIILLRTRQGMR from the coding sequence ATGAATAAAACGCCTGAAAGAAAAATTTGGTTTCTTTTTCTTATATTGGCTTTCGCGGTATTTCTTGGCATAACGAAGGGCTCTGTCGGCATACCGTTTCTTGAGCTTTTTTCAGAGGCAAACAGGCCTATACTCCATCTCAGGCTTTTGCGTATTTTTCTTGCCGCGATAGCGGCGAGCGGACTCGCGGTTTCCGGCGCGGCATTACAGGCAATACTGAGAAATCCTTTGGCGGAGCCCTATCTGCTGGGGACATCAAGCGGCGCGGGCCTGGGGGCGGTATTGGGAATAATTATGGGGATTCAGGGATTATGGCTTCCACTCGCCGCGTTTTTAGGGGCGACTTTGAGTTTTATCCTGGTCTATAATCTGGCCAGGGAAGGGAATAAAGTCCCTGTCCAGTCATTAATCCTTGCCGGTGTGGTAGTGTCCATAGCGTTATCGGGTATACTTGTTTTCGCGATATCTATTTCCCCTAATGAGGCGCTTCATGGGATTATGTGGTGGTTATGGGGAAGTATGCATGTATATGACACTAAACTTATTTGCGTAGTAAGCATAATCGTTATTGCTGGTATTGCCGCTATGTATATGTTCTCGCAGGACCTGAATGCCATAAGTATCGGCGAAGAGGAGGCCGTCCACCTTGGCATAAATACGGAAGCGGTGAAAAAGATCGTATTTCTACTCACCTCATTAGTCACGGCAAGCGTTGTTTCCATATGCGGCATAATAGGTTTCGTGGGGCTCATCATCCCGCACATGATGAGGTTTATCGTCGGGCCCGCTCACAGAAGGCTTATACCGGCTACATGCCTCGCGGCGGCATCTTTTATGATTATATGCGATATGTTATCGCGTTCATTGATGCCTCCCATGGAGATACCCATCGGAGTTATTACGGCGCTCGTCGGAGCGCCTATATTCATAATACTGCTCAGGACAAGACAGGGGATGAGATGA
- a CDS encoding cobalamin-binding protein codes for MKKYICLLVLALLIIHAETGEGAGEPQNLRIISLAPATTEILFALGLDDEIVGVSSFCDYPEEAKGKEKVGTFSYLNAEKILSLKPDIIFGTGLEQASAVTMLRGLGLRLYVSDPVTIEELLFSIKEIGKLTGRSREAEKLTKKMRDEMIRLSRRAGTGEDRPKVFIEIWDDPLLTAGGKSFINELITLAGGVNIAGDMKKAYGYFSAEQVIKRDPDYIILTYMSEERPLDVVKKRLGWSDISAVRMSRVYNDIDSDILLRPGPRLIEGLKALERRITRKDE; via the coding sequence ATGAAAAAATATATTTGTTTATTAGTTTTAGCATTGTTGATAATCCATGCGGAAACCGGCGAAGGTGCTGGCGAGCCGCAAAACTTACGTATCATATCGCTCGCGCCGGCGACGACAGAGATCCTGTTTGCCCTGGGGTTGGATGATGAAATTGTTGGCGTCAGCTCATTTTGCGACTATCCGGAGGAGGCAAAAGGGAAGGAGAAGGTCGGTACCTTCAGCTATCTGAACGCCGAGAAGATTCTTTCGCTTAAGCCGGACATTATTTTCGGGACGGGCCTTGAACAGGCGTCCGCCGTCACAATGCTGCGCGGGCTGGGATTAAGGCTTTATGTGAGCGATCCGGTCACCATTGAAGAGCTACTATTTTCAATAAAGGAAATAGGCAAGCTTACCGGCCGGAGCCGCGAGGCCGAAAAACTGACCAAAAAAATGAGGGATGAGATGATTAGATTGAGCCGGCGCGCCGGAACTGGTGAGGATAGGCCAAAAGTCTTTATAGAAATATGGGATGATCCGCTTTTAACGGCCGGAGGGAAATCTTTTATTAATGAATTGATAACGCTTGCAGGCGGTGTTAATATAGCGGGTGACATGAAAAAGGCATACGGCTATTTCTCAGCCGAGCAGGTGATAAAGCGTGACCCGGATTATATCATTCTTACTTATATGTCGGAGGAGCGGCCCTTGGATGTTGTTAAAAAACGATTAGGATGGAGCGATATATCCGCTGTCCGCATGAGTCGCGTATATAACGATATTGATTCGGATATATTGCTTAGGCCGGGACCGCGCCTCATAGAAGGCCTTAAGGCATTAGAGAGGAGGATCACCCGAAAAGATGAATAA
- a CDS encoding TonB-dependent receptor: protein MKRFLLVVVGLLICFNVLAEEVEEKPETEVAEEVKKEAKKDIKEEVELPPIVVSPTRYESYLSSIPSSITVIDSDEIGLKNKPMVKDFLKTIPGIDVVETGPFGGSTSVFTRGTDSGHTLVMIDGVKVFNPISTNASFNFANLTIDNVERIEVLRGTHSTLYGSDAIGGVIDIVTKKGKGKPKIWASLEGGSYVTFKEAVGSDGEMNGLYYSAAVSRIDTRGISKADGKFDNNEKDAYHNTSVSARVDYDVFDNFSVGSTFRHTDAETKLDDSGGYGGDDPNNRNRVISTVISAYADCAVFDWWKLGFKSSWLEYKSYDKDTGDDFDPGEYSNSKFVGNNTSYEGQSILELFRGDTLLCGIDYYEQEGDSSSVSFFPAWDWWLIADSPRVKYHNVAYYVQNKFDMDDKFHSIVGFRIDDHSQFGTYDTYEISGKYTFDWKTSVKGKWATGFKAPSLYQLYDPSNGNPDLKPEESNSFEAGLGQSLFDERLEMESVWFYTKLENLIDWTVTNLDFGTGRYFNVNKATIQGVENQITFKPNEKIKIDYRYTYLNAQDDTTHQYLVRRARHKHLLSTDLMPINNLSFNISYLFVSGRKDFRWTETAPGIWSEEQINLKHYNKVDVSGRYIVNKNFELFARVENLLNQFYEEVDGYGMPGISFYGGGKVTF, encoded by the coding sequence GTGAAGAGGTTTTTGTTGGTAGTGGTCGGGTTGTTAATATGCTTTAATGTTTTAGCGGAGGAAGTAGAAGAGAAGCCGGAGACGGAAGTTGCGGAAGAGGTGAAAAAAGAAGCAAAAAAAGATATCAAAGAAGAGGTAGAACTCCCTCCGATCGTTGTCAGCCCCACCAGATACGAAAGTTATTTAAGCAGCATCCCTTCTTCAATCACAGTTATTGACAGCGATGAAATAGGGTTAAAAAATAAACCGATGGTGAAAGATTTTTTGAAAACGATTCCAGGGATAGATGTAGTGGAGACGGGGCCTTTTGGCGGCTCAACTTCCGTTTTTACAAGGGGAACTGATTCGGGGCACACGCTTGTGATGATAGACGGTGTCAAGGTGTTCAATCCTATTTCCACAAATGCTTCATTCAATTTCGCAAACCTTACAATTGATAATGTTGAGAGAATAGAAGTGCTTAGAGGAACGCATAGTACTCTATACGGTTCTGATGCCATAGGCGGCGTAATTGATATAGTAACTAAAAAAGGAAAGGGAAAGCCTAAGATATGGGCATCTCTCGAGGGCGGTTCATACGTTACTTTTAAAGAAGCGGTCGGCTCAGACGGCGAGATGAATGGATTGTATTATTCAGCGGCCGTCTCAAGAATAGACACAAGAGGCATATCCAAGGCGGACGGGAAGTTTGATAACAATGAGAAAGACGCATATCATAATACTTCAGTCTCCGCGCGAGTAGATTATGATGTGTTTGACAATTTTAGTGTTGGTTCCACTTTCAGGCACACGGATGCGGAGACAAAGCTCGATGATAGCGGTGGTTATGGCGGAGACGACCCAAATAACAGAAACAGAGTAATAAGTACGGTCATATCCGCTTACGCGGATTGTGCCGTGTTTGATTGGTGGAAACTCGGGTTTAAATCATCGTGGCTAGAATATAAATCATACGATAAAGATACCGGCGATGATTTTGATCCGGGAGAATATTCAAACAGTAAATTTGTAGGAAACAATACCTCTTATGAGGGGCAAAGTATCCTGGAGTTATTCAGGGGAGATACATTGCTTTGCGGCATCGACTACTATGAGCAGGAAGGCGATTCTTCCAGTGTCAGCTTTTTTCCCGCATGGGACTGGTGGCTTATAGCTGATTCGCCGCGTGTAAAATATCACAATGTCGCCTATTATGTGCAGAATAAATTTGACATGGACGATAAGTTTCATAGTATAGTGGGATTCCGTATTGATGACCATTCGCAATTCGGCACTTATGATACTTACGAGATATCCGGTAAATATACCTTTGACTGGAAGACAAGCGTGAAAGGAAAATGGGCTACGGGGTTTAAAGCGCCTTCACTTTATCAGCTTTATGACCCCTCTAACGGCAATCCTGATTTGAAACCGGAAGAGAGTAATTCCTTTGAGGCGGGGCTTGGTCAAAGTTTATTTGATGAGCGCCTAGAGATGGAATCAGTATGGTTTTACACAAAACTGGAGAATCTTATAGACTGGACCGTAACTAATCTTGATTTCGGAACAGGCCGGTACTTCAACGTCAATAAAGCTACAATCCAGGGCGTAGAAAACCAGATTACATTCAAGCCAAACGAAAAAATAAAGATAGATTATCGATACACTTATCTCAACGCCCAAGACGACACAACGCATCAATATCTGGTCAGGAGAGCCAGGCATAAACATTTACTAAGCACCGATCTTATGCCTATTAACAATTTAAGTTTTAATATCTCCTATCTTTTTGTAAGCGGCCGGAAAGATTTCAGGTGGACAGAGACAGCGCCGGGAATATGGAGTGAAGAGCAGATAAACCTTAAGCATTATAATAAAGTAGATGTGTCCGGCAGGTACATCGTAAATAAAAATTTTGAGCTGTTTGCCCGGGTAGAGAACCTGTTGAACCAGTTCTACGAGGAAGTGGACGGCTATGGCATGCCGGGCATATCGTTTTATGGAGGCGGCAAGGTTACATTCTAA